agacaagattatttaaaatcatgtaaaaaaCATGGTACGTAACATAATAATTAGTCTAATGGTAGTGCTTTGATATATATCTTAGACAAAATagctataattaataatatctgaTGCACAAAATGCCTGGAGCTTTGGATTATCTTCGTGGTGctaataattcttttgcaAAAGTGGAAAAAAGGGTTTGTAATTATCCACAACAACCAAATTCCGGAATTAGATAGATAATATTCTTCCATGGTGGAGCTTTTTGGactaattttgtttatataaattaaaaaaatctcttattaatttattgggtATATCTTTGAATCTTTTCACTCTAAATTGTTTCTCTCCATTCACTTAAATAACATCagattacaaatatttttagaggtcTAAACATCACACTTTATTTcagacaatttttttataagacaATCACAACTTtttgtagaatttttcaataaacttgACATTTAGACCATTTAAAGTTAAACTCATAAAGCTTTGATTccaaaatgacaatttttaCCCTGAAAAAGCGTctgaaaatttgttgaaaaaagtCATGACGATTGCAAATGAGGAAATAAGTTCAATTCTCgatagtagtaatataatgatatgacaaacatttaatttcttttatgattaattattttataaattctttaaccGCGATCCCCAAAAGGATTTGACAGTAGGaagtgtgagtgtgagtgtgggGTAGATTCCTTTTGTCCCACTTGCATGAGATGAGAATTGAAGTGGGAAACAACTCAAAGTCCTCAAAGAGTAATTTCTTGTTCTGGGGCGTGGGGGTGTGTTTGAGTGGCCTACACCCTCACCCTCAGACATGCCTATTTGTACTTGCTACAGAAATTGGGGTTCCAGCCCAGTATCTCTCTCTACTCTCTACCTATACCACTAACTCTTCCAATAGATTCCAGATATCACTTGTGTTTATTAAGTGGCCACTGGCCAACCTGCATCTCAAGACCAAGAACAACACCCTACGTACTCCTCTATTATtctttaaatgtttttttttttttttttaatgaaacgACGTACACCGCCATTACAGTCCCACCAAGATGCAAAATGAACCACAATCACTTGTCATATTAAATCAGACATGAGTGATCTATTActgtatgtatatttatgtttaaatCTGTTCGATTTCGTACTTCACGGAAAGGTATAGGGAGTTGCATTTGAACTATTTCATCTCCACCTACGTTTTCAATACAATTAGTTAGGCCACCAGCATATATGTACTTGTACAAATTACTCTTTCATAAAAAgcgataattatatttgtatgaGTGTGTTTGGTTGGAGTGAAAAATGAGAGCATAAAAGAAGTGgaagtaaaaatgaatatttaagAGATAATTTGGTGTTTGGTTAAAAGGAAGAGATAGATGTGAATCAAAACTTAATCTATATGAAGTCCTTTCGGAGtccaattttgtttccatccaaaattgagacgaaaagtaaaaaaggtacaatttttatttttatttattttattacccatatatatatatataatttttctccaaagTTTTTTTTGGTATCAACAAAGGTAACTGATGTTTAAACATTAGTTGAAAACattgttagtaatttttattttatttaaactaaataatttaaaataaatgaacaatacacatatgatgaatatttttattaacaaaaaatattctcattcttatttattttttgatacaaaatgaagagaagagttattcagtaaaataacaaaaattagttttttcttctcaatctaTTTTACTCATACCAAACAAAGGaaattatttgtgatttaCTCCCCTTTCAATTATACCaaacaatttaaaagaaaactattattcttgcctccccctcccccttccactttcattttccttttacttGAATCAAACGAACCCTTAatgtctatttatataaattactactGCCTTTTGAATAAtgacatatatacacataaaaaacATCGAGACCATTTGCACAACCCACTCCTTCTGTAAACAAACAATAAGTCggagatgtaaatataattatccttaatttGAGGTTTTTTCTTTGGGTTCGTAACATAATTGGAATATTCTGTGTGCTAGGTGAATTCTATAGCTGTCCTGACCAACTTGTCATTTCTAGTTGTGAGGAAAcatataataactagaagtggAGACTGAGTTTGTTTGAAGAGGAACGAGGCTTTGTTATCACGCTGATGAGGCTCAGTTGGAACAAATCATATTGACATTCTCGTGACATTGTTAAAAGAATTTAGGATAATACATTACAACAttgaattaatcaattaatcaacATGCTGTCATGTATTACTGCAATATCTACAATCACACTTCTTCTATTGCTCTCTCTCAGACGGACGAGGATTTTTGTTCTCCGGTACTGAGTCCTCCAACGTCTCGTTGATCTTTATCATTGATGTGGTCATTGCCGCCACTAATACCATCAACGGGTTTCACGACTCCACTGCGAAGCTTCTTGTTATCCACCGAGTCCCCTCCTGTCTCCCTAATCTCCAACACGACATGATCGTTAACGGGTTTCACAATTCCTCGATGAAGCAACTGCTGTTGCTTTTCAAGTGATTTGATTGGCTTTCTGAAACGTGCCTTTTGAGAAAGTTCGTCAACAGAAACTGAAATTTCCTCTACGCATCTAATGATGTCGATGAGTATTGATGCAGTGACGAGTACAGGCATGACTTCTTGGAGGTCTGTTTTGGTGGACAACGAGGAGTTCTCCAATATGTTCTTAAAGCCGTCGGCTGTGGCTGCGGAATTTTGAATGTGGATTTTAGCAGCTGGTGAGGGAAATGTCATGTTTTTTACTGCAAAAGATAGTTCTTTCAGGCCTTTGCTACATTCAATGCTCATGTTTTTGCATGTTGATTGGATTTTCAATTGGAATTCTGATGCTACCTGAAACTCAAATTATAAGTTGGTCAGAGAATTCTGtagtatcaattttatatgtaGAGACGagtatgtattaattaaacgcaatagaatttgtaatagaaaattcaatataaataattgattgagTTTTGACTACACTTGCCTGAGGTTTTGTGTTTATGCACCTGCTAAGTACTTCAATGTGGCAAGCACAATCCCGGACGAGAACCCCAATTTTCAAGTACTGTTTCCAGGGATGATGGAACTTAAAGCCACCATGACCAATCTCCCACCACGCAAAATTTGCCTGAAATTAAACATTATTCATTATTAGATCGATTcataatactatatatataaaattaaaagaaactCTTATAACgactattaataataagtacaacataaattaatatcctAGGTACTCGacgtaaaatatatatatatatatatatatgtgataatCATCAATTATTATGTCACTAATGCAAtagttgaaatatatatagtacgaGAATATATAAGCTTAATTACTAACCAAAGATTCCTCAGTTGCTTTTGAGTTTAGCACACTCTTGTATATTTGGAGGTACGACTTTTCCTTGTCATCTTTACACTGAACCACACTACTTTCATCTCCTGGAGAACTGAAAAGCTCACCTCCAAAACCTGTAaactcaaattttcaaaagaatttttttaggCTCCATGCACTGCATCAGTACAAATaaataccataaaaaaaaataaaagattgtaGTAAACTACCGGAAAAATCAAATCGTGACTAAATTTTTCTGacttgaatcaattatatgacaattgTAATATATGGCCTATAATTGGTGTaaagtttagaaaatataatcaatcaaataaaaagtgtATTTTCTGCTTGCTATATGATTAGTTTAGTTCAGTCGaacttgatttgattaattttttcataaaataccaTAAATGGGCCGGGCCCCactatttcttattatttttttctttccaaagAAGGGAATAacatatattaacaaaaaagaagaagaataaaatggaaactGATCCCACATGTATATTTGCACCTTCTAAGAATGTAGCAAGCTTTTCTACATTTCCAGTAATAAGATTATGGAGATCCTGACCAGCCCAAACCGGGCAAATGAATATGGAAATTATCATGCACGTCGCCCCGCCGATGAGAATGGTGGACAACCTTTGGTAAGCTATCTGCAAATTGGTGGTGGCTTGGGAACCCGACACCGCCACTAGGCTGAACGTTAGTATGAATATCGTCACTCCATAGTCGTATCTCTGTTTCACCTTCGGGAAAAATCGCGTAAACGTAGCTATTGCAGCTgcattaaaacaaaaatgtataattaataagtttatattattttcgaattattaattgtatattgtgTCTACatgcatgaaataaaaataatatattttttactagaGATTCTGGTCGGGTATCGACTCGGTCAGacttgaaccaattatatgataagtgtaatacacttgtcgtgtgattgatgtacagtttaggaaaaataaccaatcacataacaagtgtgatacacttgTTGTGTGATTCGTATGGTTCTATCAAATATAATCTGGacaagaatttttatatttttacctaGAATAAACACCAGAACCCCGAGAACAAAGGCCTGCCCTTCCCCGCAGAGGTTTGCTAAGTACTCAGCTCCAACCCCTAATGCACCAGCTATCAATGTTGCACATCCTCTGTTTATACTTTTCGATAGGGTTCCAcctgaaaaagaataattaagttagaaaataattaaaaaaaatagttgtatTTAAAAACTTGATAGTGGGTTTttcattacaaataattattcgTACAAAACTATAGgttgaaaattgtatttaccTACTGTAAACTCAAACACGACGACCACCGTTAAGATTGCCCACATTCCGGCTTGTCCGAAACCATCATAGAGAGGTCTGATGTAGTAGAACAAGGACACAAATGTGAGAGCTAATCCAACCTTAATCGCGTGCACGATTCTTCTGGGATCGTCCTCGCCTATTTTTTTCGTCTGCTTTGCGATCTCCATAACCTTGCCCTTGAACCTCCCGAGCATGGCCTTAAGGGAATCACGCAGACAACCTATGCAGCTGCGTGTATTCTCTTGGAATGTAATTGAATTCATTTCTATGGAGAAAAGACACGGCTGTGGATGAGCAACCATGCAAAGTCAAGTGGTAATTAGAGGGAAGAGCGCCAGCCCAGTTACTTAGGAAGGGAGGCAAAGTCGTGTAGACTTTTTGGTGTTGGCCTTGTGATTTATAAGGACAAGTGTGAGCATGAATTTATAATGATGTAATAAGGAGACAAGGCAGTAATTAATTGTGAGGTTTCaatgcaaattaattaatgaaggcTTATGACCTTCCAAAAAAGTGATATAATTTGTCTGTCTAGTCTTCATgaggactaaaaaaataaatctaaccACTTAATACCCGATTGAAATTGATAGatagaaatttatttcaattcgaTTTATTCGATAAGCTTTCGAGCTGAGCAAGCTTGAATTGATTggtgtaaaaataatattattatttaaaaatatcaaaatactcAAGTCCTATTCatatttgatccaattaaagtTCGTTTGGattcaattatattagtaaTCAAGCCAAATTTAAATGTCATTTTGCAAAAATCGAtaactaattcaaataatcTTAAATAATGATGTGTTCGATTTGACTCGAATTATTCACAACCTTACCTGTCTTGTTTCCTCCGAGTCATctctatttaattatagaattacATACTAGGGTGGTCATAGATTTTTGCTGTGTTGAATTGATGACAtggagtaattaatttttctaattattatttttttaattgaaggAGGATTGAAACTGATTCCCTAAATCTCTCTGGACCCAAATtctatagaaaatataaatatgtagcacaattatataaattgatggtattaattaaaaaagcatTTGAGTTGTGACATAGAAAAGTTGGTGGGGATGCAATTTGGATATAtagtttattgatatttacatgtatgtatgtctttaatttgttttttatatatggtAAGAAGATAAAGCACTGTTTGCTTGACCATCATCACAATAAGGTGGATGACTAGACTAGACTTATAAGGAGTGGATCTGGacattatttttatggatGGGATACAGCCCTTTTCCACAATTTTAAAGcacataaataaattccaCCACCCCTTTCACttttaacacacacacacacacacacgcccGCAGACACAAATTTGGacgtgtatgtatatattgggGACTTGTTTAGAACAACGCCAATTAAGACACAGATtgtctaattataatatacaaacGTAGGTAGATTAGTCTTAGGATGGTGTGTTagatattaaacaaatatgttGAAACTATTACCATTGATCACCCAATTAATGAAGGAGAATTGACGGGAAATTCTAATATCCggaaattaattgtatatgtAACGTCTAATACATTTGTCGTATGATTTACGtacaattcataaaaaatgataaattacatgataagtatattatatttactatgtaattgatttaatttaaccaaacctaatttaaaaaagatctTTTCGAGAATTGACATTAAGAAACAACTCACACTCAGTCATCCCCATGCAACTTCACTGACTTGGGGGCAATAATAACtctaagggtaaattataacgactttctttaaaatttgacataattataaatatttttcattgtttgaaaaattatcaatacactCTTGATTTTAACGGTCGTATAATGTTTAGCCAAATCTGTTAGGTtacaaacaattttttatggtgaacttaCCAAAATGTCCTTATTATGGATTAAAAgttaagaattaatttgtttttttaatttttttggactgTGTGAtaatactttataatttttaaaaattttcaatccaCCTCTTtcgattttttaataaatttttatttttttaaaaaaaataaaaaaatacagtaagggcaaagttgacaatttcattcCCCTATtcaaagattacataattttatcaaacatcaacaaaaagtatttgtaatttttcaaacaacaaaaaaatattctcaattatgtcaaatcttaaaagaggtcattgtaatttacctaacTCTAATGGTAAATTGAAACTTGGAGGAGAATTGGACATGGGAAACAACTCAAACTTCCAAAtaggtttctttcttttgcgTTCCTCTTCTTTACCAGTACTGCCTAAGCTGTTACCACTtgttaaagaaattaattgtGCTTGCAAGTTGCCCCATATTTCTAAATACATACTTACTTTTAATGTTCTTGTTTTGCTACAAAAATGTTGGGGATAGTTTACGCCTGTGTTGTACCAGCAAATTGTTCTAACTAACCTACTGTCAACAACAACGAAGccataattacatcataataAACACAGAATGTCTTGGCAAGAATTTAATCCATATGCATCATGAATGTAGCCTACTTCAATCCTAAGCTTCAGGGGTGGCAATATAGTTGGAAACTCATGGTTCCCACCCATTTAGTTTTGGGTTgggtttgatatttttttaacatgggttctatatgatttttatttcaatttaaatagattatgagttctaatttgatttttcatgtttaattttctattagtttatcaaaaattgtctaaataatataatagaattgatgaaaaatattagtttatgAATTCTAATTATGAATTCTATATAGGTTCTAAGTGGGTTGATTATGGGTTTTAAGTGGGTCGGGAAAAGTCTTATATAGGTTGTGATGGGTCTCAAATCGTCTAATCCcatggtttaattaattaaatttattgttgatCAAGTTGACTACATATAACTTATccatatgttttaatttttctcacgttttttttaattagaaataaaagtcTAATCCCGtagttcaattaattaaatttattgttgatCAAGTTGACTACATATGACTACTTTCATATGTtctattttcacatttttgtttagaaataaattatcaaaatatattaagcaTGTTTTAGtttaacttaataaaattagattgcACCATGGATTTTATATGGATTGGTGATGGGTTTTAAAAAAGTGTCCAACCCATTATTTATTTgcttaaattcattattgatttaattattatactatatattactaaCTACTTTTACATTTCTaacttttcacattttttatgaggaataaatttttcaaaatatatctagtaattcatcatttttcaaattaatgtgaaaaaaattaaaggaaagtGACgggttttataaaattgtcgGAACTTTCAACTCATATgtgactatttattttttttttatttttgaataaattaacagtatataattatattataaattttaatgaacatattaaatatcaatatctaatagtaataatttataatgaactAATATGTACCATTATTATTGCCGTTGAGAATTTACAATTCAATTCCAGAAATAATTATGGAGAAGTTGATTGCATTGTGTGGGGATATTTCCAACATACATCCCTTATTGAGACGTTCATCACCTAAAACGAGACCTATAAAGGTCATGGCAAGCAACATCACTGAAGGTACGAAATAAAATGTAGGACCTTAGAGGACCTATAAAATGAAAGCATCTGAAGATTATTGGAGTCCTCTGAAGATAAAGGACAAAATGTCCGTAAAGTACTGCGAGAGCCGCCTGCACTACACTGTCACAGTGTTGGTCCCCTAGACAACTTCCTGTCTTTTGCAGTGGCCCTGCTACAATCCGTAGCAATTCATCAGATCAAAACACGATCCAAGGGATCATGCTACATTGTGCAAATTTACcgttacatataaatatggtTCTCCACCTTCATAACTAGGTGCGGAACCTTTATCTAACTCCATATACTCACTACATGTTTATGGGGAATTTCTAATTGACTTGACCATTTGAGAATTATCACCGGAATCTCCCCTGGCCTAGCTCTAAAATGGGTTTGTCTGCAATTCTCAAGGATA
The nucleotide sequence above comes from Sesamum indicum cultivar Zhongzhi No. 13 linkage group LG11, S_indicum_v1.0, whole genome shotgun sequence. Encoded proteins:
- the LOC105174205 gene encoding aluminum-activated malate transporter 8-like, with the translated sequence MVAHPQPCLFSIEMNSITFQENTRSCIGCLRDSLKAMLGRFKGKVMEIAKQTKKIGEDDPRRIVHAIKVGLALTFVSLFYYIRPLYDGFGQAGMWAILTVVVVFEFTVGGTLSKSINRGCATLIAGALGVGAEYLANLCGEGQAFVLGVLVFILAAIATFTRFFPKVKQRYDYGVTIFILTFSLVAVSGSQATTNLQIAYQRLSTILIGGATCMIISIFICPVWAGQDLHNLITGNVEKLATFLEGFGGELFSSPGDESSVVQCKDDKEKSYLQIYKSVLNSKATEESLANFAWWEIGHGGFKFHHPWKQYLKIGVLVRDCACHIEVLSRCINTKPQVASEFQLKIQSTCKNMSIECSKGLKELSFAVKNMTFPSPAAKIHIQNSAATADGFKNILENSSLSTKTDLQEVMPVLVTASILIDIIRCVEEISVSVDELSQKARFRKPIKSLEKQQQLLHRGIVKPVNDHVVLEIRETGGDSVDNKKLRSGVVKPVDGISGGNDHINDKDQRDVGGLSTGEQKSSSV